The following proteins are co-located in the Solanum pennellii chromosome 1, SPENNV200 genome:
- the LOC107003688 gene encoding DNA polymerase eta isoform X1 codes for MPVARPELSDCRVIAHVDMDCFYVQVEQRKQPSLRGQPTAVVQYNSWQGGGLIAASYEARKFGVKRSMRGDEAKQVCPEIHLVQVPVARGKADLNAYRNAGSEVVSILSRRGRCERASIDEVYLDLTIAAEAMLADNPPECLETISEEVVQSHVLGLEEVGSDARENVRHWFTRSDASRRDKLLACGAFIVAELRLQVLEETEFTCSAGIAHNKMLAKLASGMNKPAQQTVVPFSSVSKLLGTLPIKKMKQLGGKLGTSLQIDLGVNTVGDMLQFSEEKLQGYYGVNTGSWLWNTARGINGEEVKGRLLPNSHGSGKTFPGPRALKTVASVEKWLNELCDELSERLQSDLEQNKRIAHTLTLHAHAYKVGFSCQSNDGDSFRKFPSKSCPLRYGTSKIKEDALSLFQAGLREYLGLFNVKISGNQNNGWGITGLSVSASKIVAIPSGTRSIMNYFHNQEEAFPQVKLSSEQLIQDAPLLSPSEEDSLESGGHLTLQTIEPSIACREENEETKYSMSLDRQEEDKDTCKEKLPDNETSICSSPDAEVYRGWEKDQNESSRDYLTVKIRDSLESEDGKRKSNKEKGMSTISRYFQSQLSGSFLKAEHANTSRLSESSSLSDRQSELPQENSPARGESSVDTHLCSQIKLKRPSWSYDIDEIDQDVLNELPKQIQEEVQAWLRPQKRPNTVKKDLGITRYFLPAKDK; via the exons ATGCCGGTGGCAAGACCTGAGTTATCGGATTGTAGAGTTATTGCTCACGTCGATATGGATTGCTTCTACGTTCAAG TGGAGCAGCGGAAGCAACCAAGTCTAAGAGGTCAACCCACTGCTGTTGTACAGTACAATTCTTGGCAAGGTGGGGGACTGATCGCTGCCAGTTATGAGGCTCGTAAGTTTGGGGTGAAGCG CTCAATGCGAGGTGATGAAGCAAAGCAAGTTTGTCCGGAGATTCATCTTGTTCAAGTCCCAGTTGCCCGTGGTAAAGCTGATCTTAATGCCTACAGGAATGCAGGCTCAGAG GTTGTCTCTATACTTTCTAGAAGAGGCCGATGTGAGCGTGCTTCAATTGATGAAGTGTATTTGGATCTCACTATAGCTGCTGAAGCAATGCTGGCAGATAATCCTCCTGAGTGCCTGGAAACTATCAGTGAAGAAGTAGTACAATCACATGTTTTGGGTCTTGAGGAA GTTGGTAGCGATGCCAGAGAGAATGTCAGACATTGGTTCACTAGAAGTGATGCTAGTCGTCGTGATAAGTTGTTAGCCTGTGGAGCCTTTATTGTTGCAGAACTTCGGCTGCAAGTACTAGAAGAGACTGAGTTCACTTGTTCTGCAGGCATTGCTCATAATAAG ATGCTGGCCAAACTTGCAAGTGGAATGAATAAACCTGCTCAGCAAACTGTGGTGCCTTTCTCATCCGTCAGCAAATTACTTGGAACTTTgcctataaaaaaaat GAAACAGCTTGGAGGAAAACTTGGAACTTCTTTGCAAATTGACTTGGGTGTGAACACTGTTGGGGATATGCTCCAGTTTTCAGAAGAAAAGCTACAAGGATATTATGGAGTAAATACTGG TTCCTGGTTATGGAATACAGCAAGGGGCATTAATGGAGAAGAGGTCAAGGGACGCCTTCTTCCCAACAGTCATGGATCAGGAAAGACATTTCCTGGACCTCGAGCTCTTAAAACTGTTGCTTCT GTTGAAAAATGGCTTAATGAGCTCTGCGACGAACTTAGTGAACGTCTTCAGTCTGATTTAGAACAGAATAAGCGCATTGCACATACTCTTACTCTACATGCTCACGCATACAAGGTTGGCTTTTCTTGTCAG TCAAATGATGGAGATTCGTTCAGGAAATTTCCATCAAAATCGTGTCCATTGAGGTATGGGACTTCCAAGATTAAGGAAGATGCCCTAAGCCTGTTTCAAGCAGGATTGCGTGAATATCTTGGCCTGTTCAATGTGAAGATTTCCGGAAATCAAAACAATGGGTGGGGTATAACTGGTCTTTCTGTTTCAGCCAGTAAAATTGTAGCTATACCATCA GGTACACGTTCtattatgaattattttcatAACCAAGAGGAAGCTTTCCCTCAAGTTAAACTGTCCAGCGAACAACTTATCCAAGATGCTCCACTTTTGTCACCTTCAG AAGAGGACAGTCTTGAAAGTGGAGGTCATCTGACACTGCAGACAATAGAGCCATCGATAGCATGTCGTGAGGAAAATGAAGAGACTAAATATTCCATGTCACTAGACAGACAGGAAGAGGACAAGGACACGTGTAAAGAAAAG CTGCCTGATAATGAGACTTCAATCTGTTCTTCACCAG ATGCTGAAGTGTACCGGGGATGGGAGAAAGATCAGAATGAATCAAGCAGGGACTACCTTACTGTAAAGATTAGAGATAGTTTAGAGTCAGAGGATGGGAAGAggaaatcaaataaagaaaag GGGATGTCAACAATCTCGCGATATTTTCAAAGTCAACTCTCTGGCTCTTTCTTAAAGGCAGAACATGCCAATACTAGTAGGCTAAGCGAATCCTCCTCCTTGTCAG ACCGTCAAAGTGAACTTCCTCAAGAAAATTCACCTGCAAGAGGTGAATCTAGTGTTGATACTCATCTTTGTAGCCAGATTAAACTGAAAAGGCCTTCATGGAGTTACGACATTGATGAGATTGACCAGGATGTCTTGAATGAGTTACCAAAACAAATTCAAGAAGAGGTACAAGCATGGCTCAGGCCTCAGAAGCGACCTAATACAGTGAAAAAGGATTTGGGTATTACTCGTTATTTCTTACCTGCAAAAGATAAATAG
- the LOC107003688 gene encoding DNA polymerase eta isoform X5 → MKQSKFVRRFILFKSQLPVVVSILSRRGRCERASIDEVYLDLTIAAEAMLADNPPECLETISEEVVQSHVLGLEEVGSDARENVRHWFTRSDASRRDKLLACGAFIVAELRLQVLEETEFTCSAGIAHNKMLAKLASGMNKPAQQTVVPFSSVSKLLGTLPIKKMKQLGGKLGTSLQIDLGVNTVGDMLQFSEEKLQGYYGVNTGSWLWNTARGINGEEVKGRLLPNSHGSGKTFPGPRALKTVASVEKWLNELCDELSERLQSDLEQNKRIAHTLTLHAHAYKVGFSCQSNDGDSFRKFPSKSCPLRYGTSKIKEDALSLFQAGLREYLGLFNVKISGNQNNGWGITGLSVSASKIVAIPSGTRSIMNYFHNQEEAFPQVKLSSEQLIQDAPLLSPSEEDSLESGGHLTLQTIEPSIACREENEETKYSMSLDRQEEDKDTCKEKLPDNETSICSSPDAEVYRGWEKDQNESSRDYLTVKIRDSLESEDGKRKSNKEKGMSTISRYFQSQLSGSFLKAEHANTSRLSESSSLSDRQSELPQENSPARGESSVDTHLCSQIKLKRPSWSYDIDEIDQDVLNELPKQIQEEVQAWLRPQKRPNTVKKDLGITRYFLPAKDK, encoded by the exons ATGAAGCAAAGCAAGTTTGTCCGGAGATTCATCTTGTTCAAGTCCCAGTTGCCCGTG GTTGTCTCTATACTTTCTAGAAGAGGCCGATGTGAGCGTGCTTCAATTGATGAAGTGTATTTGGATCTCACTATAGCTGCTGAAGCAATGCTGGCAGATAATCCTCCTGAGTGCCTGGAAACTATCAGTGAAGAAGTAGTACAATCACATGTTTTGGGTCTTGAGGAA GTTGGTAGCGATGCCAGAGAGAATGTCAGACATTGGTTCACTAGAAGTGATGCTAGTCGTCGTGATAAGTTGTTAGCCTGTGGAGCCTTTATTGTTGCAGAACTTCGGCTGCAAGTACTAGAAGAGACTGAGTTCACTTGTTCTGCAGGCATTGCTCATAATAAG ATGCTGGCCAAACTTGCAAGTGGAATGAATAAACCTGCTCAGCAAACTGTGGTGCCTTTCTCATCCGTCAGCAAATTACTTGGAACTTTgcctataaaaaaaat GAAACAGCTTGGAGGAAAACTTGGAACTTCTTTGCAAATTGACTTGGGTGTGAACACTGTTGGGGATATGCTCCAGTTTTCAGAAGAAAAGCTACAAGGATATTATGGAGTAAATACTGG TTCCTGGTTATGGAATACAGCAAGGGGCATTAATGGAGAAGAGGTCAAGGGACGCCTTCTTCCCAACAGTCATGGATCAGGAAAGACATTTCCTGGACCTCGAGCTCTTAAAACTGTTGCTTCT GTTGAAAAATGGCTTAATGAGCTCTGCGACGAACTTAGTGAACGTCTTCAGTCTGATTTAGAACAGAATAAGCGCATTGCACATACTCTTACTCTACATGCTCACGCATACAAGGTTGGCTTTTCTTGTCAG TCAAATGATGGAGATTCGTTCAGGAAATTTCCATCAAAATCGTGTCCATTGAGGTATGGGACTTCCAAGATTAAGGAAGATGCCCTAAGCCTGTTTCAAGCAGGATTGCGTGAATATCTTGGCCTGTTCAATGTGAAGATTTCCGGAAATCAAAACAATGGGTGGGGTATAACTGGTCTTTCTGTTTCAGCCAGTAAAATTGTAGCTATACCATCA GGTACACGTTCtattatgaattattttcatAACCAAGAGGAAGCTTTCCCTCAAGTTAAACTGTCCAGCGAACAACTTATCCAAGATGCTCCACTTTTGTCACCTTCAG AAGAGGACAGTCTTGAAAGTGGAGGTCATCTGACACTGCAGACAATAGAGCCATCGATAGCATGTCGTGAGGAAAATGAAGAGACTAAATATTCCATGTCACTAGACAGACAGGAAGAGGACAAGGACACGTGTAAAGAAAAG CTGCCTGATAATGAGACTTCAATCTGTTCTTCACCAG ATGCTGAAGTGTACCGGGGATGGGAGAAAGATCAGAATGAATCAAGCAGGGACTACCTTACTGTAAAGATTAGAGATAGTTTAGAGTCAGAGGATGGGAAGAggaaatcaaataaagaaaag GGGATGTCAACAATCTCGCGATATTTTCAAAGTCAACTCTCTGGCTCTTTCTTAAAGGCAGAACATGCCAATACTAGTAGGCTAAGCGAATCCTCCTCCTTGTCAG ACCGTCAAAGTGAACTTCCTCAAGAAAATTCACCTGCAAGAGGTGAATCTAGTGTTGATACTCATCTTTGTAGCCAGATTAAACTGAAAAGGCCTTCATGGAGTTACGACATTGATGAGATTGACCAGGATGTCTTGAATGAGTTACCAAAACAAATTCAAGAAGAGGTACAAGCATGGCTCAGGCCTCAGAAGCGACCTAATACAGTGAAAAAGGATTTGGGTATTACTCGTTATTTCTTACCTGCAAAAGATAAATAG
- the LOC107003688 gene encoding DNA polymerase eta isoform X6 has translation MVVLEMSTPTSVHHSMDFCKVGSDARENVRHWFTRSDASRRDKLLACGAFIVAELRLQVLEETEFTCSAGIAHNKMLAKLASGMNKPAQQTVVPFSSVSKLLGTLPIKKMKQLGGKLGTSLQIDLGVNTVGDMLQFSEEKLQGYYGVNTGSWLWNTARGINGEEVKGRLLPNSHGSGKTFPGPRALKTVASVEKWLNELCDELSERLQSDLEQNKRIAHTLTLHAHAYKVGFSCQSNDGDSFRKFPSKSCPLRYGTSKIKEDALSLFQAGLREYLGLFNVKISGNQNNGWGITGLSVSASKIVAIPSGTRSIMNYFHNQEEAFPQVKLSSEQLIQDAPLLSPSEEDSLESGGHLTLQTIEPSIACREENEETKYSMSLDRQEEDKDTCKEKLPDNETSICSSPDAEVYRGWEKDQNESSRDYLTVKIRDSLESEDGKRKSNKEKGMSTISRYFQSQLSGSFLKAEHANTSRLSESSSLSDRQSELPQENSPARGESSVDTHLCSQIKLKRPSWSYDIDEIDQDVLNELPKQIQEEVQAWLRPQKRPNTVKKDLGITRYFLPAKDK, from the exons ATGGTAGTACTGGAGATGAGCACGCCTACATCTGTGCATCATTCCATGGACTTCTGCAAA GTTGGTAGCGATGCCAGAGAGAATGTCAGACATTGGTTCACTAGAAGTGATGCTAGTCGTCGTGATAAGTTGTTAGCCTGTGGAGCCTTTATTGTTGCAGAACTTCGGCTGCAAGTACTAGAAGAGACTGAGTTCACTTGTTCTGCAGGCATTGCTCATAATAAG ATGCTGGCCAAACTTGCAAGTGGAATGAATAAACCTGCTCAGCAAACTGTGGTGCCTTTCTCATCCGTCAGCAAATTACTTGGAACTTTgcctataaaaaaaat GAAACAGCTTGGAGGAAAACTTGGAACTTCTTTGCAAATTGACTTGGGTGTGAACACTGTTGGGGATATGCTCCAGTTTTCAGAAGAAAAGCTACAAGGATATTATGGAGTAAATACTGG TTCCTGGTTATGGAATACAGCAAGGGGCATTAATGGAGAAGAGGTCAAGGGACGCCTTCTTCCCAACAGTCATGGATCAGGAAAGACATTTCCTGGACCTCGAGCTCTTAAAACTGTTGCTTCT GTTGAAAAATGGCTTAATGAGCTCTGCGACGAACTTAGTGAACGTCTTCAGTCTGATTTAGAACAGAATAAGCGCATTGCACATACTCTTACTCTACATGCTCACGCATACAAGGTTGGCTTTTCTTGTCAG TCAAATGATGGAGATTCGTTCAGGAAATTTCCATCAAAATCGTGTCCATTGAGGTATGGGACTTCCAAGATTAAGGAAGATGCCCTAAGCCTGTTTCAAGCAGGATTGCGTGAATATCTTGGCCTGTTCAATGTGAAGATTTCCGGAAATCAAAACAATGGGTGGGGTATAACTGGTCTTTCTGTTTCAGCCAGTAAAATTGTAGCTATACCATCA GGTACACGTTCtattatgaattattttcatAACCAAGAGGAAGCTTTCCCTCAAGTTAAACTGTCCAGCGAACAACTTATCCAAGATGCTCCACTTTTGTCACCTTCAG AAGAGGACAGTCTTGAAAGTGGAGGTCATCTGACACTGCAGACAATAGAGCCATCGATAGCATGTCGTGAGGAAAATGAAGAGACTAAATATTCCATGTCACTAGACAGACAGGAAGAGGACAAGGACACGTGTAAAGAAAAG CTGCCTGATAATGAGACTTCAATCTGTTCTTCACCAG ATGCTGAAGTGTACCGGGGATGGGAGAAAGATCAGAATGAATCAAGCAGGGACTACCTTACTGTAAAGATTAGAGATAGTTTAGAGTCAGAGGATGGGAAGAggaaatcaaataaagaaaag GGGATGTCAACAATCTCGCGATATTTTCAAAGTCAACTCTCTGGCTCTTTCTTAAAGGCAGAACATGCCAATACTAGTAGGCTAAGCGAATCCTCCTCCTTGTCAG ACCGTCAAAGTGAACTTCCTCAAGAAAATTCACCTGCAAGAGGTGAATCTAGTGTTGATACTCATCTTTGTAGCCAGATTAAACTGAAAAGGCCTTCATGGAGTTACGACATTGATGAGATTGACCAGGATGTCTTGAATGAGTTACCAAAACAAATTCAAGAAGAGGTACAAGCATGGCTCAGGCCTCAGAAGCGACCTAATACAGTGAAAAAGGATTTGGGTATTACTCGTTATTTCTTACCTGCAAAAGATAAATAG
- the LOC107003688 gene encoding DNA polymerase eta isoform X3 has translation MPVARPELSDCRVIAHVDMDCFYVQVEQRKQPSLRGQPTAVVQYNSWQGGGLIAASYEARKFGVKRSMRGDEAKQVCPEIHLVQVPVARGKADLNAYRNAGSEVVSILSRRGRCERASIDEVYLDLTIAAEAMLADNPPECLETISEEVVQSHVLGLEEVGSDARENVRHWFTRSDASRRDKLLACGAFIVAELRLQVLEETEFTCSAGIAHNKMLAKLASGMNKPAQQTVVPFSSVSKLLGTLPIKKMKQLGGKLGTSLQIDLGVNTVGDMLQFSEEKLQGYYGVNTGSWLWNTARGINGEEVKGRLLPNSHGSGKTFPGPRALKTVASVEKWLNELCDELSERLQSDLEQNKRIAHTLTLHAHAYKSNDGDSFRKFPSKSCPLRYGTSKIKEDALSLFQAGLREYLGLFNVKISGNQNNGWGITGLSVSASKIVAIPSGTRSIMNYFHNQEEAFPQVKLSSEQLIQDAPLLSPSEEDSLESGGHLTLQTIEPSIACREENEETKYSMSLDRQEEDKDTCKEKLPDNETSICSSPDAEVYRGWEKDQNESSRDYLTVKIRDSLESEDGKRKSNKEKGMSTISRYFQSQLSGSFLKAEHANTSRLSESSSLSDRQSELPQENSPARGESSVDTHLCSQIKLKRPSWSYDIDEIDQDVLNELPKQIQEEVQAWLRPQKRPNTVKKDLGITRYFLPAKDK, from the exons ATGCCGGTGGCAAGACCTGAGTTATCGGATTGTAGAGTTATTGCTCACGTCGATATGGATTGCTTCTACGTTCAAG TGGAGCAGCGGAAGCAACCAAGTCTAAGAGGTCAACCCACTGCTGTTGTACAGTACAATTCTTGGCAAGGTGGGGGACTGATCGCTGCCAGTTATGAGGCTCGTAAGTTTGGGGTGAAGCG CTCAATGCGAGGTGATGAAGCAAAGCAAGTTTGTCCGGAGATTCATCTTGTTCAAGTCCCAGTTGCCCGTGGTAAAGCTGATCTTAATGCCTACAGGAATGCAGGCTCAGAG GTTGTCTCTATACTTTCTAGAAGAGGCCGATGTGAGCGTGCTTCAATTGATGAAGTGTATTTGGATCTCACTATAGCTGCTGAAGCAATGCTGGCAGATAATCCTCCTGAGTGCCTGGAAACTATCAGTGAAGAAGTAGTACAATCACATGTTTTGGGTCTTGAGGAA GTTGGTAGCGATGCCAGAGAGAATGTCAGACATTGGTTCACTAGAAGTGATGCTAGTCGTCGTGATAAGTTGTTAGCCTGTGGAGCCTTTATTGTTGCAGAACTTCGGCTGCAAGTACTAGAAGAGACTGAGTTCACTTGTTCTGCAGGCATTGCTCATAATAAG ATGCTGGCCAAACTTGCAAGTGGAATGAATAAACCTGCTCAGCAAACTGTGGTGCCTTTCTCATCCGTCAGCAAATTACTTGGAACTTTgcctataaaaaaaat GAAACAGCTTGGAGGAAAACTTGGAACTTCTTTGCAAATTGACTTGGGTGTGAACACTGTTGGGGATATGCTCCAGTTTTCAGAAGAAAAGCTACAAGGATATTATGGAGTAAATACTGG TTCCTGGTTATGGAATACAGCAAGGGGCATTAATGGAGAAGAGGTCAAGGGACGCCTTCTTCCCAACAGTCATGGATCAGGAAAGACATTTCCTGGACCTCGAGCTCTTAAAACTGTTGCTTCT GTTGAAAAATGGCTTAATGAGCTCTGCGACGAACTTAGTGAACGTCTTCAGTCTGATTTAGAACAGAATAAGCGCATTGCACATACTCTTACTCTACATGCTCACGCATACAAG TCAAATGATGGAGATTCGTTCAGGAAATTTCCATCAAAATCGTGTCCATTGAGGTATGGGACTTCCAAGATTAAGGAAGATGCCCTAAGCCTGTTTCAAGCAGGATTGCGTGAATATCTTGGCCTGTTCAATGTGAAGATTTCCGGAAATCAAAACAATGGGTGGGGTATAACTGGTCTTTCTGTTTCAGCCAGTAAAATTGTAGCTATACCATCA GGTACACGTTCtattatgaattattttcatAACCAAGAGGAAGCTTTCCCTCAAGTTAAACTGTCCAGCGAACAACTTATCCAAGATGCTCCACTTTTGTCACCTTCAG AAGAGGACAGTCTTGAAAGTGGAGGTCATCTGACACTGCAGACAATAGAGCCATCGATAGCATGTCGTGAGGAAAATGAAGAGACTAAATATTCCATGTCACTAGACAGACAGGAAGAGGACAAGGACACGTGTAAAGAAAAG CTGCCTGATAATGAGACTTCAATCTGTTCTTCACCAG ATGCTGAAGTGTACCGGGGATGGGAGAAAGATCAGAATGAATCAAGCAGGGACTACCTTACTGTAAAGATTAGAGATAGTTTAGAGTCAGAGGATGGGAAGAggaaatcaaataaagaaaag GGGATGTCAACAATCTCGCGATATTTTCAAAGTCAACTCTCTGGCTCTTTCTTAAAGGCAGAACATGCCAATACTAGTAGGCTAAGCGAATCCTCCTCCTTGTCAG ACCGTCAAAGTGAACTTCCTCAAGAAAATTCACCTGCAAGAGGTGAATCTAGTGTTGATACTCATCTTTGTAGCCAGATTAAACTGAAAAGGCCTTCATGGAGTTACGACATTGATGAGATTGACCAGGATGTCTTGAATGAGTTACCAAAACAAATTCAAGAAGAGGTACAAGCATGGCTCAGGCCTCAGAAGCGACCTAATACAGTGAAAAAGGATTTGGGTATTACTCGTTATTTCTTACCTGCAAAAGATAAATAG
- the LOC107003688 gene encoding DNA polymerase eta isoform X4, giving the protein MPVARPELSDCRVIAHVDMDCFYVQVEQRKQPSLRGQPTAVVQYNSWQGGGLIAASYEARKFGVKRSMRGDEAKQVCPEIHLVQVPVARGKADLNAYRNAGSEVVSILSRRGRCERASIDEVYLDLTIAAEAMLADNPPECLETISEEVVQSHVLGLEEVGSDARENVRHWFTRSDASRRDKLLACGAFIVAELRLQVLEETEFTCSAGIAHNKMLAKLASGMNKPAQQTVVPFSSVSKLLGTLPIKKMKQLGGKLGTSLQIDLGVNTVGDMLQFSEEKLQGYYGVNTGSWLWNTARGINGEEVKGRLLPNSHGSGKTFPGPRALKTVASVEKWLNELCDELSERLQSDLEQNKRIAHTLTLHAHAYKSNDGDSFRKFPSKSCPLRYGTSKIKEDALSLFQAGLREYLGLFNVKISGNQNNGWGITGLSVSASKIVAIPSGTRSIMNYFHNQEEAFPQVKLSSEQLIQDAPLLSPSEDSLESGGHLTLQTIEPSIACREENEETKYSMSLDRQEEDKDTCKEKLPDNETSICSSPDAEVYRGWEKDQNESSRDYLTVKIRDSLESEDGKRKSNKEKGMSTISRYFQSQLSGSFLKAEHANTSRLSESSSLSDRQSELPQENSPARGESSVDTHLCSQIKLKRPSWSYDIDEIDQDVLNELPKQIQEEVQAWLRPQKRPNTVKKDLGITRYFLPAKDK; this is encoded by the exons ATGCCGGTGGCAAGACCTGAGTTATCGGATTGTAGAGTTATTGCTCACGTCGATATGGATTGCTTCTACGTTCAAG TGGAGCAGCGGAAGCAACCAAGTCTAAGAGGTCAACCCACTGCTGTTGTACAGTACAATTCTTGGCAAGGTGGGGGACTGATCGCTGCCAGTTATGAGGCTCGTAAGTTTGGGGTGAAGCG CTCAATGCGAGGTGATGAAGCAAAGCAAGTTTGTCCGGAGATTCATCTTGTTCAAGTCCCAGTTGCCCGTGGTAAAGCTGATCTTAATGCCTACAGGAATGCAGGCTCAGAG GTTGTCTCTATACTTTCTAGAAGAGGCCGATGTGAGCGTGCTTCAATTGATGAAGTGTATTTGGATCTCACTATAGCTGCTGAAGCAATGCTGGCAGATAATCCTCCTGAGTGCCTGGAAACTATCAGTGAAGAAGTAGTACAATCACATGTTTTGGGTCTTGAGGAA GTTGGTAGCGATGCCAGAGAGAATGTCAGACATTGGTTCACTAGAAGTGATGCTAGTCGTCGTGATAAGTTGTTAGCCTGTGGAGCCTTTATTGTTGCAGAACTTCGGCTGCAAGTACTAGAAGAGACTGAGTTCACTTGTTCTGCAGGCATTGCTCATAATAAG ATGCTGGCCAAACTTGCAAGTGGAATGAATAAACCTGCTCAGCAAACTGTGGTGCCTTTCTCATCCGTCAGCAAATTACTTGGAACTTTgcctataaaaaaaat GAAACAGCTTGGAGGAAAACTTGGAACTTCTTTGCAAATTGACTTGGGTGTGAACACTGTTGGGGATATGCTCCAGTTTTCAGAAGAAAAGCTACAAGGATATTATGGAGTAAATACTGG TTCCTGGTTATGGAATACAGCAAGGGGCATTAATGGAGAAGAGGTCAAGGGACGCCTTCTTCCCAACAGTCATGGATCAGGAAAGACATTTCCTGGACCTCGAGCTCTTAAAACTGTTGCTTCT GTTGAAAAATGGCTTAATGAGCTCTGCGACGAACTTAGTGAACGTCTTCAGTCTGATTTAGAACAGAATAAGCGCATTGCACATACTCTTACTCTACATGCTCACGCATACAAG TCAAATGATGGAGATTCGTTCAGGAAATTTCCATCAAAATCGTGTCCATTGAGGTATGGGACTTCCAAGATTAAGGAAGATGCCCTAAGCCTGTTTCAAGCAGGATTGCGTGAATATCTTGGCCTGTTCAATGTGAAGATTTCCGGAAATCAAAACAATGGGTGGGGTATAACTGGTCTTTCTGTTTCAGCCAGTAAAATTGTAGCTATACCATCA GGTACACGTTCtattatgaattattttcatAACCAAGAGGAAGCTTTCCCTCAAGTTAAACTGTCCAGCGAACAACTTATCCAAGATGCTCCACTTTTGTCACCTTCAG AGGACAGTCTTGAAAGTGGAGGTCATCTGACACTGCAGACAATAGAGCCATCGATAGCATGTCGTGAGGAAAATGAAGAGACTAAATATTCCATGTCACTAGACAGACAGGAAGAGGACAAGGACACGTGTAAAGAAAAG CTGCCTGATAATGAGACTTCAATCTGTTCTTCACCAG ATGCTGAAGTGTACCGGGGATGGGAGAAAGATCAGAATGAATCAAGCAGGGACTACCTTACTGTAAAGATTAGAGATAGTTTAGAGTCAGAGGATGGGAAGAggaaatcaaataaagaaaag GGGATGTCAACAATCTCGCGATATTTTCAAAGTCAACTCTCTGGCTCTTTCTTAAAGGCAGAACATGCCAATACTAGTAGGCTAAGCGAATCCTCCTCCTTGTCAG ACCGTCAAAGTGAACTTCCTCAAGAAAATTCACCTGCAAGAGGTGAATCTAGTGTTGATACTCATCTTTGTAGCCAGATTAAACTGAAAAGGCCTTCATGGAGTTACGACATTGATGAGATTGACCAGGATGTCTTGAATGAGTTACCAAAACAAATTCAAGAAGAGGTACAAGCATGGCTCAGGCCTCAGAAGCGACCTAATACAGTGAAAAAGGATTTGGGTATTACTCGTTATTTCTTACCTGCAAAAGATAAATAG